The following proteins come from a genomic window of Mycolicibacterium rufum:
- a CDS encoding TrmH family RNA methyltransferase encodes MAAAAKLHRHVGRRRAARFLAEGPNLVEAALRRGLVSELFATEAAAQRFSDLLSGAPVELVTERAAKVLSDTVTPVGLVAVCAMPDPDLGAVLTSKPSLVAVPVGISEPGNAGTLIRVADAMGADAVVLAGPSVDPYNGKCLRASAGSIFSVPVVSEPDAVNVVARLKDAGLHILATVLDGDVSVDDVDGSAPTAWLFGPEAHGLPDDVAALASARVHIPMTGEAESLNVASAASICLYASARSRRAAQETPGR; translated from the coding sequence GTGGCGGCGGCGGCCAAGCTGCACCGTCACGTCGGGCGCCGCCGCGCCGCACGTTTTCTCGCCGAGGGGCCCAACCTCGTCGAGGCAGCGTTGCGGCGCGGACTCGTTTCGGAGCTGTTCGCGACCGAGGCGGCCGCGCAGCGATTCTCCGACCTGCTGTCCGGCGCCCCGGTCGAGCTGGTAACCGAGCGGGCAGCGAAAGTGTTGTCCGACACGGTGACTCCGGTCGGGTTGGTCGCGGTCTGCGCGATGCCCGACCCTGACCTCGGCGCCGTGCTGACGAGCAAGCCGTCGCTGGTGGCCGTGCCGGTCGGCATCTCCGAACCCGGAAACGCCGGAACACTGATCCGGGTGGCCGATGCGATGGGCGCCGACGCCGTGGTTCTCGCCGGTCCGAGTGTGGACCCCTACAACGGCAAGTGTCTGCGGGCGTCGGCGGGCAGCATCTTCTCCGTCCCGGTGGTCAGCGAACCCGACGCGGTGAACGTCGTGGCCAGATTGAAGGACGCGGGCTTGCACATCCTGGCCACCGTGCTCGATGGCGACGTGAGTGTCGACGACGTCGACGGGTCCGCGCCGACGGCATGGCTGTTCGGACCCGAGGCGCACGGACTGCCCGACGACGTGGCCGCGCTCGCGTCGGCGCGGGTGCACATCCCGATGACGGGGGAGGCCGAGAGCCTCAACGTCGCCTCGGCCGCGTCGATCTGCCTGTACGCGTCGGCGCGCAGCCGCCGTGCCGCGCAGGAAACTCCCGGTCGATAG
- the rplT gene encoding 50S ribosomal protein L20: MARVKRAVNAQKKRRTVLKASKGYRGQRSRLYRKAKEQQLHSLTYAYRDRKARKGDFRKLWITRINAAARANDITYNRLIQGLKAAGIEVDRKNLAEIAVSDPAAFTALVEAAKAALPEDVNAPSGEAA, from the coding sequence ATGGCACGCGTGAAGCGCGCAGTCAACGCGCAGAAGAAGCGGCGCACCGTCCTCAAGGCATCGAAGGGCTACCGCGGCCAGCGGTCCCGCCTGTACCGCAAGGCCAAGGAGCAGCAGCTTCATTCGCTGACCTACGCCTACCGTGACCGCAAGGCGCGCAAGGGCGATTTCCGCAAGTTGTGGATCACCCGTATCAACGCCGCCGCACGGGCCAACGACATCACCTACAACCGCCTGATCCAGGGCCTCAAGGCCGCCGGCATCGAGGTGGACCGCAAGAACCTGGCCGAGATCGCCGTCAGCGACCCGGCCGCGTTCACGGCTCTGGTGGAGGCCGCCAAGGCCGCTCTGCCCGAGGATGTCAACGCTCCGTCGGGCGAGGCTGCCTGA
- the rpmI gene encoding 50S ribosomal protein L35 translates to MPKAKTHSGASKRFRKTGTGKIVRQKANRRHLLEHKPSSRTRRLAGRTAVAANDTKRVAKMLNG, encoded by the coding sequence ATGCCCAAGGCGAAGACCCACAGCGGCGCTTCGAAGCGGTTCCGGAAGACCGGAACCGGCAAGATCGTCCGGCAGAAGGCCAACCGTAGGCACCTGCTCGAGCACAAGCCTTCTTCCCGCACGCGCCGGCTCGCCGGCCGGACCGCGGTGGCCGCGAACGACACCAAGCGTGTCGCGAAGATGCTGAACGGCTGA
- the infC gene encoding translation initiation factor IF-3: MCSCGSILPPGWGSAKTAGTIQGGPISTETRVNERIRVPEVRLIGPGGEQVGIVRIEDALRVAADADLDLVEVAPDAKPPVCKIMDYGKFKYETAQKARESRKNQQQTVVKEQKLRPKIDPHDYETKKGHVIRFLEAGSKVKVTIMFRGREQSRPELGFRLLQRLGADVADYGFVETSAKQDGRNMTMVLAPHRGAKTRAKAAQQAEAPARGGADTQTDTPQN, encoded by the coding sequence ATGTGTTCCTGCGGGAGCATTCTGCCACCGGGATGGGGTTCTGCGAAGACAGCAGGAACTATCCAGGGAGGCCCCATCAGCACTGAGACCCGCGTCAACGAGCGCATTCGCGTACCTGAAGTCCGTCTGATCGGACCGGGCGGTGAGCAGGTAGGCATCGTGCGCATCGAAGATGCACTCCGCGTCGCCGCGGACGCCGATCTCGACCTCGTCGAAGTTGCCCCGGACGCCAAGCCGCCCGTGTGCAAGATCATGGACTACGGCAAGTTCAAGTACGAGACGGCGCAGAAGGCACGCGAGTCTCGCAAGAACCAGCAGCAGACCGTCGTCAAGGAGCAGAAGCTCCGTCCCAAGATCGACCCGCACGACTACGAGACCAAGAAGGGTCACGTGATCCGCTTCCTCGAAGCCGGGTCCAAGGTCAAGGTGACGATCATGTTCCGCGGACGCGAGCAGTCGCGACCCGAATTGGGTTTCCGGCTCCTGCAGCGCCTGGGCGCCGACGTCGCCGACTACGGCTTCGTCGAGACGTCCGCGAAGCAGGACGGCCGCAACATGACGATGGTGCTGGCCCCGCACCGCGGCGCGAAGACTCGTGCGAAGGCGGCGCAGCAGGCAGAGGCTCCCGCCCGCGGCGGCGCCGACACCCAGACCGACACACCACAGAACTGA
- a CDS encoding DUF1844 domain-containing protein translates to MTESSAHPADQPPARELADVPAVEVITRAAVMLMSAAAEKLGLSADDPDESPHRDLDEARRLITALAGLVTSSAEYLGPHAGPVRDGLKTLQLAFREASAAPDEPGKGPGEKYTGPVW, encoded by the coding sequence ATGACCGAGAGCTCCGCACATCCCGCAGACCAGCCGCCGGCCCGCGAACTGGCCGACGTCCCCGCGGTCGAGGTGATCACCCGGGCTGCGGTGATGCTGATGAGCGCGGCCGCGGAGAAGCTCGGCCTGTCGGCCGACGACCCCGACGAGAGCCCCCACCGTGACCTCGACGAGGCGCGCCGGCTGATCACCGCGCTCGCGGGCCTGGTGACGTCATCGGCCGAATACCTCGGCCCGCACGCCGGCCCGGTCCGCGACGGCCTCAAGACGCTGCAGCTCGCCTTCCGCGAGGCCAGCGCCGCGCCCGACGAACCCGGCAAGGGTCCGGGCGAGAAATACACCGGGCCGGTCTGGTAA
- the lysX gene encoding bifunctional lysylphosphatidylglycerol synthetase/lysine--tRNA ligase LysX, with the protein MTSTGLARTRPASPYRWVPAAAGWIVGVIATLSLLASISPLIRYVIKVPREFVNAYIFNFPDTSFAWAFVLALLAAALAARKRIAWWLLLGYMVAAVAWNVAGAAERGERWFQEVGEMVGLAFHLVAIVCLVLARKQFWAKVRRGALLKAALVLLAGMAVGTLIGWGLLELFPGSLARPDRFLYALNRVSAFAGADADSFSGHPHVFVNALLGLFGALALMVAAIVLFQSQRADNALTGEDESAIRGLLELFGKNDSLGYFATRRDKAVVFAPNGRAAITYRVEVGVCLASGDPVGDPKAWPQAIAAWLDLCQTYGWAPGVMGASSAGAQAFREAGLNALQLGDEAILHPADFRLSGPEMRAVRQAVTRARRAGVTVRMRRHRDLSAEEMATAIERADAWRDTADERGFSMALGRLGDPADGDCLLVEAVQGENDTVVAMLSLVPWGSTGVSLDLMRRSPQSPNGTIELMVSELCLQAEDIGVTRISLNFAMFRSAFEQGAQLGAGPVARLWRGLLVFFSRWWQLETLYRSNMKYQPQWVPRYACYEDARLVPRVGVASVIAEGFLVLPFSRRHEQPHTGHHIAAPGTLVATGLLHSDGSAPDLDTLQADLPDDDARPRLPEQVRVRMAKLKALQDEGVDAYPVGSPPSHTVAEALDCPEGTAVTVAGRVLRLRDYGGVLFVALRDWSGEAQLLLDNSLLEAGSTADFTRAVDLGDLLEVTGAMGRSRSGAWSILVKQWRLIGKCLRPLPDKWKGMTDQEARVRARYVDLAVNTEARDLIRARSAVLHSIRQTLVGKGFLEVETPILQQIHGGANARPFLTHINAYDLDLYLRIAPELYLKRLCVGGVERVFELGRAFRNEGVDFSHNPEFTLLEAYQAHADYRVWIDGARELIQNAAQAANGAQVFLRPSANGTLEPVDISGPWTVTTVHDAVSRALGEHIDPTTDLATLRRLCDKAAIPYLTHWDAGAVVLEMYEHLVEDRTEEPTFYTDFPTSVSPLTRPHRSIAGVAERWDLVAWGVELGTAYSELTDPVEQRRRLQEQSLLAAGGDPEAMELDEDFLQAMEYAMPPTGGLGMGVDRVVMMITGRSIRETLPFPLAKPR; encoded by the coding sequence ATGACCTCCACCGGCCTCGCGAGGACACGTCCGGCATCCCCCTACCGCTGGGTGCCCGCGGCGGCCGGCTGGATCGTCGGTGTCATCGCGACGCTGTCCCTGCTGGCCAGCATCTCGCCGCTGATCCGTTACGTCATCAAGGTCCCCCGCGAGTTCGTCAACGCCTACATCTTCAACTTCCCCGACACCAGCTTCGCCTGGGCGTTCGTGCTGGCCCTGCTGGCGGCCGCGCTGGCGGCGCGCAAACGCATCGCCTGGTGGTTGCTGCTCGGCTACATGGTGGCCGCGGTGGCCTGGAACGTCGCCGGCGCCGCCGAGCGAGGCGAGCGATGGTTCCAGGAAGTCGGCGAGATGGTGGGCCTGGCGTTTCACCTGGTGGCGATCGTGTGCCTGGTGCTGGCGCGCAAGCAGTTCTGGGCCAAAGTCCGCCGCGGCGCCCTGCTCAAGGCGGCGCTCGTGCTCCTCGCCGGGATGGCGGTCGGCACGCTGATCGGGTGGGGTCTGCTCGAACTGTTCCCCGGATCGCTGGCCCGCCCCGACCGCTTCCTCTACGCCCTGAACCGCGTCAGCGCGTTCGCCGGCGCAGACGCCGACAGCTTCTCCGGCCATCCGCACGTGTTCGTCAACGCGCTGCTCGGACTCTTCGGGGCGCTGGCCCTGATGGTCGCCGCCATCGTGCTGTTCCAGTCCCAGCGCGCGGACAACGCGCTCACCGGGGAGGACGAGTCGGCGATTCGCGGCCTGCTCGAATTGTTCGGCAAGAACGACTCACTGGGTTACTTCGCCACCCGCCGCGACAAGGCCGTCGTCTTCGCGCCCAACGGCCGGGCGGCCATCACCTACCGCGTCGAGGTCGGGGTCTGCCTGGCCAGTGGCGATCCGGTCGGTGACCCGAAGGCGTGGCCGCAGGCGATCGCGGCGTGGCTGGACCTGTGCCAGACCTACGGCTGGGCGCCCGGCGTGATGGGCGCCAGTTCCGCTGGGGCGCAGGCATTTCGCGAGGCCGGCCTCAACGCGCTGCAACTCGGCGACGAGGCGATCCTGCATCCCGCCGACTTTCGACTCTCCGGCCCCGAGATGCGCGCCGTGCGGCAGGCCGTCACACGGGCCCGCCGCGCCGGCGTCACCGTCCGGATGCGTCGCCACCGCGACCTGTCCGCCGAGGAGATGGCCACGGCGATCGAGCGCGCCGACGCCTGGCGCGACACCGCCGACGAGCGCGGCTTCTCCATGGCGCTGGGCCGGTTGGGCGACCCCGCCGACGGCGACTGCCTGCTGGTCGAGGCGGTGCAGGGCGAGAACGACACGGTGGTCGCGATGCTCTCCCTGGTGCCCTGGGGATCCACCGGAGTGTCTCTGGACCTGATGCGGCGCTCCCCGCAATCCCCCAACGGCACCATCGAACTGATGGTCAGCGAGCTGTGCCTGCAGGCCGAGGACATCGGCGTCACCCGCATCTCGCTGAACTTCGCGATGTTCCGGTCGGCCTTCGAACAGGGCGCCCAACTCGGCGCGGGCCCCGTCGCCCGGTTGTGGCGTGGGCTGCTGGTGTTCTTCTCGCGGTGGTGGCAGCTCGAGACGCTGTACCGGTCGAACATGAAGTATCAGCCGCAGTGGGTGCCGCGGTACGCCTGCTACGAGGACGCGCGACTGGTCCCCCGCGTCGGTGTCGCGTCGGTGATCGCGGAAGGCTTTCTGGTGCTGCCGTTCTCGCGGCGCCACGAACAACCCCACACCGGCCATCACATCGCCGCCCCCGGCACGCTGGTGGCCACCGGCCTGCTGCACAGCGACGGCTCCGCACCGGATCTGGACACCCTGCAGGCCGACCTCCCCGACGACGACGCCCGGCCGCGACTGCCCGAACAGGTGCGTGTGCGGATGGCCAAACTCAAGGCCCTGCAGGACGAGGGCGTCGACGCCTACCCGGTGGGCAGCCCGCCGAGCCACACCGTCGCCGAGGCACTCGACTGCCCCGAGGGCACGGCGGTGACGGTCGCCGGCCGGGTGCTGCGGCTGCGCGACTACGGCGGCGTGCTGTTCGTCGCCCTGCGTGACTGGTCCGGCGAAGCTCAACTGCTGCTGGACAATTCGCTGCTCGAGGCGGGCAGCACCGCCGACTTCACCCGCGCGGTCGACCTCGGTGACCTCCTCGAGGTGACCGGGGCGATGGGCCGCAGCCGCTCCGGCGCCTGGTCGATCCTGGTGAAGCAGTGGCGCCTGATCGGCAAATGCCTGCGGCCGCTGCCGGACAAGTGGAAGGGCATGACCGATCAGGAGGCCCGCGTGCGCGCACGCTATGTCGACCTGGCCGTGAACACCGAGGCGCGCGACCTGATCCGGGCGCGCAGCGCGGTCCTGCACTCCATCCGCCAAACCCTGGTCGGGAAGGGCTTTCTCGAGGTCGAAACGCCCATCCTGCAGCAGATCCACGGCGGCGCCAACGCTCGCCCGTTCCTGACCCACATCAACGCCTACGACCTCGATCTGTATCTGCGCATCGCCCCCGAGCTCTACCTCAAGCGCCTCTGCGTGGGCGGCGTCGAGCGGGTGTTCGAGCTCGGGCGGGCCTTCCGCAACGAAGGGGTCGACTTCAGCCACAACCCCGAATTCACGCTGCTGGAGGCGTATCAGGCTCACGCCGACTACCGCGTCTGGATCGACGGCGCCCGCGAACTGATCCAGAACGCCGCGCAGGCGGCCAACGGGGCCCAAGTGTTTCTGCGCCCGAGCGCCAACGGCACACTCGAACCCGTCGACATCTCCGGGCCCTGGACCGTCACCACGGTGCACGATGCCGTGTCGCGGGCGCTGGGGGAACACATCGACCCGACCACGGATCTGGCCACCCTGCGCCGACTCTGCGACAAGGCCGCGATCCCCTACCTCACCCACTGGGACGCGGGCGCGGTGGTGCTGGAGATGTACGAGCATCTCGTCGAGGACCGCACCGAGGAACCCACGTTCTACACGGACTTCCCCACCTCGGTGTCGCCGCTGACCCGGCCGCACCGCAGCATCGCCGGGGTGGCCGAGCGCTGGGACCTGGTGGCCTGGGGCGTCGAACTCGGCACGGCCTACAGCGAACTCACCGATCCGGTGGAGCAGCGCCGCCGCCTGCAGGAGCAGTCGCTGCTGGCCGCCGGCGGTGATCCGGAGGCGATGGAGCTCGACGAGGACTTCTTGCAGGCGATGGAGTACGCGATGCCGCCCACCGGCGGCCTGGGCATGGGCGTGGATCGGGTGGTCATGA